A section of the Asticcacaulis sp. EMRT-3 genome encodes:
- a CDS encoding AAA family ATPase, which produces MLPASLPQPELWIIAGPNGSGKSSAYGLLTMDSPKNSVWIINPDILAKRIADSEALELDPANLLAVQRIEAWLYASVEAYQTVGVETVLSSPKYRRLVEMARERGFQINLIYVYLKTVELNIERVRLRIKRGGHDVPEDKIRARRSRSFEQLAWFFDMADKAYIFDNSEADPKLIASKTDDGFSVDSSAIAEIMDAVLASAPELKDLLERPADGFQKL; this is translated from the coding sequence GTGTTGCCCGCAAGCCTGCCGCAACCGGAACTATGGATTATCGCCGGACCCAATGGCTCTGGGAAAAGTTCGGCCTATGGTCTGCTGACGATGGATTCGCCTAAGAATTCCGTATGGATCATCAACCCCGACATACTGGCGAAGCGCATCGCCGACAGCGAAGCTCTGGAACTCGATCCTGCCAATCTGCTGGCGGTGCAACGGATCGAGGCATGGCTTTATGCGTCGGTCGAAGCCTATCAGACCGTTGGCGTCGAAACCGTGCTTTCCAGCCCGAAATACCGGCGGCTGGTAGAAATGGCCAGGGAGCGAGGTTTTCAGATCAACCTGATTTACGTCTATCTGAAAACCGTTGAACTGAATATTGAGCGCGTCCGGCTGCGGATCAAACGCGGCGGCCATGATGTGCCCGAAGACAAGATACGTGCAAGACGTAGCCGCTCTTTCGAACAACTCGCCTGGTTTTTCGACATGGCCGACAAGGCGTATATTTTTGATAATTCCGAGGCCGATCCCAAACTGATCGCCTCCAAGACAGATGACGGTTTTTCGGTCGATAGCAGCGCCATCGCCGAAATCATGGACGCCGTCTTAGCCTCCGCGCCGGAATTGAAAGACCTGCTGGAACGACCTGCCGACGGTTTTCAAAAGCTCTAA